The Bombus vancouverensis nearcticus chromosome 17, iyBomVanc1_principal, whole genome shotgun sequence genome has a window encoding:
- the LOC117166129 gene encoding uncharacterized protein LOC117166129, with product MRPTGVQFFIGISFLLLVPRSSSTLTKLTTLDDVVPDKWRVVSSGQPPQIELRLFKSHTPEDKTWSSSMEYTISRSTDESENQDADEKATSAKPKTQLGSRHIIRGARFRCPTGQRRDHLGKCRDVFVIPVKNDV from the coding sequence ATGAGACCGACCGGCGTGCAATTTTTCATCGGCatttccttccttcttctcgTGCCTCGATCGTCATCAACGTTGACAAAACTGACCACGTTGGACGATGTGGTGCCCGATAAGTGGAGGGTCGTGTCTTCTGGTCAACCTCCGCAAATCGAGCTCCGCTTGTTCAAGAGTCACACGCCAGAGGACAAGACTTGGTCGAGCAGCATGGAATATACGATCTCGCGGAGCACCGACGAGTCGGAAAACCAGGACGCGGATGAGAAAGCGACAAGCGCTAAGCCGAAAACGCAGCTCGGGTCTAGGCACATCATTCGAGGCGCCAGGTTCAGGTGTCCCACCGGTCAGCGAAGGGATCACTTGGGAAAGTGCAGAGACGTCTT